A genomic segment from Thiomicrorhabdus aquaedulcis encodes:
- the infC gene encoding translation initiation factor IF-3 has translation MKRGRGRPQQPEAPKDNINEAISASEVRLTDAQGQQAGIVPLKEALEAAREAGLDLVEISSKSTPPVCKIMDYGKYLYQQQKKQHEAKKNQKQVQVKEVKFRPGTEEGDYQVKLRNLLKFLNNGDRVKVTIWFRGREITHKELGMKMLERIREDIQDVAVVEQMPKMEGRSLQMMVAPTKKGK, from the coding sequence ATTAAAAGAGGCCGTGGAAGACCACAGCAACCTGAAGCACCCAAAGATAACATCAATGAAGCCATTAGCGCATCAGAAGTTCGTTTAACGGACGCTCAGGGTCAGCAAGCCGGTATAGTTCCACTTAAAGAGGCGTTAGAAGCCGCGAGAGAAGCCGGGTTAGATTTAGTTGAGATTTCTTCTAAATCCACGCCTCCAGTCTGTAAGATTATGGATTATGGTAAATACCTTTACCAGCAACAGAAAAAACAGCACGAAGCTAAGAAAAATCAAAAGCAAGTGCAAGTAAAAGAAGTTAAATTTCGCCCAGGAACTGAGGAGGGAGATTATCAGGTCAAACTACGCAACCTGCTGAAATTCCTAAATAACGGTGATCGCGTCAAGGTAACCATTTGGTTCCGTGGTCGTGAAATCACCCATAAGGAACTGGGAATGAAGATGTTGGAACGTATTCGTGAGGACATTCAAGACGTTGCCGTCGTTGAACAGATGCCGAAAATGGAAGGCCGCTCATTACAAATGATGGTCGCCCCAACAAAAAAAGGTAAATAA
- the rplT gene encoding 50S ribosomal protein L20, with amino-acid sequence MARVKRGVVARRRHNKVLKAAKGYYGARSKVFRVAKQAVIKAGQYAYRDRRTKKRQFRRLWIARINAAARMNQMTYSRFIDGLNKAGIAIDRKVLSDIAIHDAVAFSAIAEKAKAALV; translated from the coding sequence ATGGCAAGAGTTAAAAGAGGTGTCGTTGCTCGACGCAGACACAATAAAGTATTAAAAGCCGCCAAAGGTTACTACGGCGCACGCAGCAAGGTTTTCCGTGTTGCTAAACAAGCCGTTATTAAAGCAGGTCAGTATGCCTACCGTGACCGTCGCACTAAAAAGCGTCAGTTCCGTCGTCTATGGATTGCGCGTATTAACGCTGCAGCTCGTATGAATCAAATGACATACAGCCGTTTTATTGATGGCTTAAACAAAGCCGGTATCGCGATTGACCGTAAGGTTCTATCGGATATTGCAATTCACGATGCCGTAGCGTTTAGCGCCATTGCAGAAAAAGCGAAAGCCGCTTTAGTGTAA
- a CDS encoding TonB-dependent receptor, translating to MPTHRPKLSSLSLALASVSTSVFISALATPLYAAEQLPQVTVSADLRETAQQDMPASVSVYTQTDLQDQGATHFDDVLLKTPNVNYSGQSSRARHIQIRGMGERDEYTGAPNSSVGFAIDDIDFSGIGMTGNLFDVKQVEVLRGPQNTRYGQSAIGGLVNIQTNDPTAHEEGMAELTLGQDNLKEFGLVTSGPFSAKEGAPQYRISVFKHGSDGFRTNDTLDKTDTNGRDELNVRAKFRLTPNPNTLVDVSLIHADLNNGYDAFARDNSFTTLSNEPGKDTQLSNAGSVKVVSTANPDYVLTSKTSLANSDMVYSYDDDWTADSIGAYRNDKMRRTVSQEIRLTSTESSRLFKQSTDWLMGVYGSNLEETNDTEYYATSSSEFSLQKVAGFGQLDYAMTPKATLTGGLRIEQNTSQFSNSNNENYTPEETLWGANVSYSYKYNATHTAFTGITRGYKAGGFNPGQPSGTSNEYLRFDAETLLNYELGLKSDFASLGLKTNITAFYMDRSNPQLDGYTYDPSSFTNYVFYTENFDSANSYGLEGDFSWRAHRSLTVFGSLGLMQTQVNGTPLNSGFTISGREAAHAPSYQLNVGAKYRHALGYFAQADVTGVDSFYFDNTHNIQSDAYRLINARLGYETKDYEVYVWGKNLTDETYATRGFYFDFNAPYTNPSEYNRLGDPRQVGVTARVYF from the coding sequence ATGCCAACACATCGCCCCAAACTCAGCTCTCTTAGCCTAGCGCTTGCCAGCGTCTCTACCAGCGTTTTTATAAGCGCACTTGCCACGCCACTTTACGCCGCAGAACAACTGCCCCAAGTAACCGTAAGTGCCGACCTGCGCGAAACTGCACAACAAGACATGCCTGCTTCGGTGAGTGTTTACACCCAAACCGACCTGCAAGACCAAGGTGCAACGCATTTTGATGACGTGTTATTAAAAACCCCCAACGTCAACTATTCAGGTCAAAGCTCACGAGCGCGTCACATTCAAATTAGAGGCATGGGCGAACGCGATGAATACACCGGCGCGCCCAACAGCAGCGTGGGTTTTGCCATAGACGACATCGATTTTAGCGGCATTGGCATGACCGGCAATCTTTTTGACGTTAAACAAGTCGAAGTTTTACGCGGCCCGCAAAACACCCGTTACGGCCAAAGTGCCATTGGCGGGCTGGTTAACATTCAAACCAACGACCCTACCGCCCATGAAGAAGGCATGGCCGAACTTACCCTGGGACAAGACAATTTAAAAGAATTTGGCCTAGTCACCAGCGGACCATTTAGCGCTAAAGAGGGTGCTCCGCAATACCGAATTTCGGTATTTAAACACGGCAGTGACGGTTTTAGAACCAACGACACGTTAGACAAAACCGACACCAACGGCCGTGACGAACTTAATGTGCGCGCCAAATTTCGTTTAACGCCAAACCCAAATACGTTAGTGGATGTGTCGCTGATTCACGCCGATTTAAACAATGGCTACGACGCCTTTGCACGCGATAACAGCTTTACCACTCTATCAAACGAACCCGGAAAAGACACTCAATTGTCTAACGCTGGCTCGGTAAAAGTCGTGTCCACTGCCAACCCCGATTACGTTCTTACCAGCAAAACCAGCTTGGCAAACTCGGACATGGTGTACAGTTACGATGATGACTGGACAGCCGATTCAATCGGTGCATACCGCAACGACAAAATGCGACGCACCGTAAGCCAAGAAATCAGGCTTACCTCTACCGAATCGTCACGACTATTTAAACAATCGACCGACTGGCTGATGGGCGTTTATGGCTCAAACCTTGAAGAAACCAACGATACTGAGTATTACGCCACATCAAGCAGTGAGTTTAGCTTGCAAAAAGTCGCTGGTTTTGGGCAGTTAGACTATGCAATGACCCCCAAAGCCACTTTAACAGGCGGGTTGCGGATTGAACAAAACACCAGTCAATTTAGCAACAGCAACAACGAAAATTACACCCCTGAAGAAACCTTATGGGGCGCAAACGTAAGTTACAGTTATAAATACAACGCCACCCATACTGCGTTTACCGGCATCACTCGCGGCTATAAAGCCGGCGGCTTCAATCCCGGCCAACCGTCTGGCACATCAAATGAATATCTACGCTTTGATGCAGAAACGTTACTCAACTATGAACTGGGCTTAAAATCAGACTTTGCCTCATTAGGCTTAAAAACCAATATTACCGCATTTTACATGGACAGAAGCAATCCACAGCTGGACGGTTATACCTATGACCCATCTTCGTTTACCAATTATGTTTTTTACACCGAAAACTTTGACTCCGCAAACAGCTATGGCTTAGAAGGTGATTTTTCATGGCGAGCGCACCGTTCGCTTACGGTGTTTGGTAGCTTAGGCTTAATGCAAACTCAAGTTAACGGAACTCCTCTAAACTCAGGGTTTACCATTAGCGGCCGTGAGGCGGCGCATGCGCCAAGCTATCAACTTAACGTAGGTGCAAAATACCGCCACGCATTAGGTTACTTTGCCCAAGCCGATGTAACAGGTGTTGATAGTTTTTATTTTGACAATACCCACAATATTCAATCGGATGCCTATCGCTTAATTAATGCACGCTTAGGCTATGAAACCAAAGACTACGAAGTATACGTATGGGGCAAAAACCTTACTGACGAAACCTACGCAACCCGCGGTTTTTATTTTGACTTTAATGCGCCCTATACTAACCCTTCTGAATACAATCGCCTAGGCGACCCAAGGCAAGTCGGTGTTACGGCTCGCGTGTACTTTTAA
- the rpmI gene encoding 50S ribosomal protein L35, producing MPKMKTNSSAAKRFKKTGSGRFKCKQSHLRHILTKKSSKRKRQLRSGSMIHDHDVAMVRRMLPYA from the coding sequence ATGCCAAAGATGAAAACAAACAGCAGTGCTGCAAAGCGCTTCAAAAAAACTGGCTCAGGTCGTTTCAAGTGTAAACAATCTCACCTACGTCATATTTTGACCAAAAAATCTTCTAAGCGTAAACGTCAGTTGCGTTCAGGAAGTATGATTCATGATCATGATGTGGCGATGGTTCGCCGTATGTTACCGTACGCGTAA
- the pheS gene encoding phenylalanine--tRNA ligase subunit alpha: MQEQLQKIIAQAQDAVASVTELVKLDEIRVQYLGKKGELTDMMKMLGKLSDEERPKAGQIINDAKQAVQGLLNAKKHALDNEKLAKQLAEETIDVTLPGRGVDVGSLHPVTRTLHRIETLFSKAGFDIETGPEIEDDWHNFEALNIPETHPARAMHDTFYINETTVLRTHTSGVQIRTMENKQPPMRIIAPGRVYRCDSDQTHTPMFHQVEGLIIEKNASFAQLRALLIEFLRQFFEDDNLKTRFRPSYFPFTEPSAEVDIATDLFGDGRWIEVLGCGMVHPDVLKNVGIDPEEYTGLAFGLGVERLAMLRYNVKDLRQFFENDLRFLKQFN, encoded by the coding sequence ATGCAAGAACAACTGCAAAAAATTATTGCTCAAGCACAAGATGCCGTTGCATCGGTGACTGAGTTGGTTAAACTCGATGAAATTCGCGTTCAGTACCTTGGTAAAAAGGGCGAACTGACCGACATGATGAAAATGTTGGGCAAGCTTTCCGATGAAGAACGTCCTAAAGCCGGACAGATTATTAACGACGCTAAACAGGCTGTGCAGGGACTTTTAAACGCTAAAAAGCATGCACTGGACAATGAAAAACTCGCCAAACAATTGGCCGAAGAGACCATTGACGTCACTCTGCCAGGCCGAGGCGTGGACGTGGGCAGTTTGCACCCCGTTACTCGCACCTTACATCGCATTGAAACCTTGTTTTCAAAAGCGGGTTTTGATATTGAAACCGGCCCCGAAATTGAAGATGATTGGCATAATTTTGAAGCTTTAAACATTCCAGAAACTCATCCAGCGCGCGCCATGCACGACACGTTTTACATAAACGAAACCACGGTATTACGCACGCACACGTCGGGTGTGCAAATTAGAACCATGGAAAACAAACAGCCGCCTATGCGCATTATTGCGCCTGGTCGCGTCTATCGTTGCGATTCGGATCAAACGCATACACCCATGTTTCACCAGGTAGAAGGGTTGATTATTGAGAAAAACGCCAGTTTTGCGCAATTACGTGCTTTATTAATTGAATTTTTACGTCAATTTTTTGAGGACGATAATCTTAAAACCCGTTTTAGACCGTCCTATTTTCCGTTTACCGAGCCTTCGGCCGAAGTGGATATTGCCACCGATTTATTTGGTGACGGCCGTTGGATAGAGGTTTTGGGTTGCGGCATGGTGCACCCTGATGTGTTAAAAAATGTGGGCATTGATCCGGAGGAGTACACCGGTTTAGCCTTTGGTTTGGGCGTGGAGCGTTTGGCGATGCTGCGCTATAACGTAAAAGATTTACGCCAATTCTTTGAAAATGATTTACGTTTTTTAAAGCAATTTAACTAA
- a CDS encoding HDOD domain-containing protein — protein sequence MIDIALKTDIAQPLVGKAILERLKDLDDLPHFPDALVKLEYALTHDTELKIQDVVHLIALDPRLAAGLIGMVNTAKYSMGTQISDLSEAIVRIGIKDVRVMAHAVNYKTSFKSKPPFSEAHFLKHAMLSAFMAQALANALHLNAGEAFLAGLMHDIGIYLMAVENRPAYLDVIKQADFDVAKLLAAETEFFGVQHPILSARLLQQWKFPKAIIVGVAFHHAPHKAPDEFKAYAYLTFLAEQAVFRLGFDNGVVDLSPEDRANPTQTLLAALAYVGLSLEQYDQLIERAQSEAQALEMA from the coding sequence ATGATAGACATCGCCCTTAAAACAGATATTGCGCAGCCTTTGGTGGGTAAGGCCATTTTAGAGCGGTTAAAGGATTTGGACGATTTACCGCATTTTCCAGACGCATTGGTTAAGCTCGAATACGCGTTAACCCACGATACTGAATTAAAAATACAAGACGTCGTTCATCTGATTGCGTTAGACCCGCGATTGGCGGCCGGTTTAATTGGCATGGTAAACACCGCTAAATATTCTATGGGCACGCAAATCAGTGATTTGTCCGAAGCCATTGTGCGCATTGGCATAAAAGACGTGCGAGTGATGGCGCACGCCGTAAACTACAAAACCAGTTTTAAAAGTAAGCCGCCGTTTAGCGAGGCGCATTTCTTAAAGCACGCTATGTTGTCGGCGTTTATGGCGCAAGCTTTGGCTAATGCATTGCATCTTAACGCCGGTGAGGCCTTTTTGGCCGGGCTTATGCACGATATTGGCATCTATCTAATGGCGGTTGAGAATCGGCCAGCGTATTTAGATGTTATTAAGCAGGCCGATTTTGATGTGGCTAAATTGCTGGCCGCCGAAACCGAGTTTTTTGGTGTGCAACACCCCATTTTAAGTGCGCGGTTGTTGCAACAGTGGAAGTTTCCCAAAGCTATTATTGTTGGGGTGGCGTTTCATCATGCGCCGCACAAAGCCCCAGACGAATTTAAAGCGTACGCGTATTTAACCTTTTTAGCCGAGCAAGCGGTTTTTAGGCTGGGTTTTGATAACGGAGTGGTCGATTTATCGCCCGAAGACCGTGCCAATCCAACTCAAACGTTATTAGCAGCGCTGGCGTACGTGGGGTTAAGTCTTGAACAATATGACCAACTGATTGAACGCGCACAATCCGAAGCGCAAGCCCTTGAAATGGCTTAA